Genomic window (Terriglobus sp. TAA 43):
AAATCCCAGTCAGCCGGGCCTGGTGTGGGCACCAAGTGATCCTAAGCACTGCCAGACAATGGTGTTCGACAATGCCTGCCGTATGGAAAACGATCCGGATGGAGAAGTGCGACGCGCCCTTCTGAGCTAATACCTAATAAGCCGATGACCCGAGAGCGATGCAGCCGCTCCTTAGACCACAATCTCTTCTCTAGATCTGGAACTCATTCAATGGACAGAAGACACTTCCTCCGTGGCACGGTCGCATTCACAACGACCATGCCCTTCTCCTCTATAGGTATGCCGTTCCTACAAGCGAACGAAGGATCCACCGATCCCATTACCGTTCTGTTGGTTGATACCGACAGAACCACCAGAACGATCGATCGTGGCATCTATGGGCAATTTCTCGAACACATCAACCACTCCGTGGAAGATGGTTTGTTTGCAGAACAGATCCGTGGCGCCGGTTTCGAAGGCAAAGATTTTGAGGTGTTCTGGACGACTTTGATCTCCAACAACGGCCATGTCGAGCTCGTAGACTCGCGCTTTCAGAACAGTACGAAAGCGGTCCGCATGAACGTTCAGAATGGACGCGTTTCGATTTCTCAGAAGCGCATCTTCGTGGAGCAAGGCATAGACTACGACGGATTCCTTTGGGTGAAACAGGAAGAAGGCAATCCGCGTCTGTCTTTGCACGTCCTTAGCTCAGAGAACAAACCAATCGCGACCGTACCGCTGAACTTGAAGCAAGGGGAATGGCATCGCGTGTCGTTTCACTTCACGAGCACGGTTCGCGACCCACAAGCCTCGATTGAACTTACCGCGACGGACCGCGGTTCCCTTTTACTTGACTTTGTCTCTCTTGCGCGTGCAGACGTAAGAGAAAGCGGAATGTTTCGGCCTGATCTGCTGAAAGCTTTGCAAGATTTGAAGCCTGCTTTCATCCGCTGGCCTGGTGGATCCTTCGCATCTACTTATCGGTGGAAAGAAGGCATCGGCCCATACGAAACGAGGGGATATCACCCTAATGTCTTTTGGGGCGGGTATTCCGATTATTACGGTTTCGGCACGGATGAATTTCTAAACCTATGCAAGACAGTAGGAGCAGAACCACTCATCACATTGAAAGCACAGAACACCTCGGAAGAAGAAGTTCAGTACGCGCTGGAGTGGGTGCACTATCTGAATGATCCACCGACAACGAAGTGGGGGAACCTCCGTGCAGCAAACGGGCATGTTGAACCTTACAACGTTCGACTCTTACAGATTGACAACGAGCCGATGAACAACGGCTTTACCGCAGAGGCCTATGCCGGGATCGTCAATGTATTTGGCCCGCGATTACGGGAGGTCGCGCCAAACGCGAAGATTATCGCCTGCGGCCAAAAACGTTCCAACGATATGGACTGGAGTGAAACGGTCATCGATCTGGCAGGTGCCAACTTTGACCTGTTGGGTTGTCACAACTACGAATACGAGCCGGCCAACTTTGAGACTGGTATCGGTCGCATCCGCAACTATCTCGAAAAACTACGCGATTACATTCGCAATTCAAGACA
Coding sequences:
- a CDS encoding alpha-N-arabinofuranosidase; protein product: MDRRHFLRGTVAFTTTMPFSSIGMPFLQANEGSTDPITVLLVDTDRTTRTIDRGIYGQFLEHINHSVEDGLFAEQIRGAGFEGKDFEVFWTTLISNNGHVELVDSRFQNSTKAVRMNVQNGRVSISQKRIFVEQGIDYDGFLWVKQEEGNPRLSLHVLSSENKPIATVPLNLKQGEWHRVSFHFTSTVRDPQASIELTATDRGSLLLDFVSLARADVRESGMFRPDLLKALQDLKPAFIRWPGGSFASTYRWKEGIGPYETRGYHPNVFWGGYSDYYGFGTDEFLNLCKTVGAEPLITLKAQNTSEEEVQYALEWVHYLNDPPTTKWGNLRAANGHVEPYNVRLLQIDNEPMNNGFTAEAYAGIVNVFGPRLREVAPNAKIIACGQKRSNDMDWSETVIDLAGANFDLLGCHNYEYEPANFETGIGRIRNYLEKLRDYIRNSRHSHLEIGVLEWSLQHTYDWRAGLHAAGSLMMYEELGPGLTMTCPALLMRNTTDDPTWTAAIYHDHVTWFPGGSYPVSQLFREHYAERLVASAKGSFQPVDDPALLIDKVSTAIPKGWNPDSIDTVVTASTDWKRIVVKAVNYEGRENTVLVRLKGKNIPTSATATLHRISRGITTTASIDHPDAFNAMTTRLEYTKNLSLPLPPYTVAVLEIRSLS